The window GCCTCGGGGAGGTACGCGTCGGGTGCGGCGAGGAAGTCCGCGACCAGCCGCCGCGGGGTGACGCGGGGCCACAGCCGGTCGATGGCGGACCAGACTTCGCGGTTCTCGGCGAGGTCGTCGCGGATCTGGGTGATGTCGCTGGGGTCGAGCAGGTTCGTCCCGTCGAAGGGGTCCGTGCCGATCCGCTCGGCGAGCATGTCGGTGAGGGTGTTGAGGATATGGCCCTCGAAGTGCTCGCGGGCCACGTTGTGCGGCAGGTCCAGCTCCCGGGTGCGCTCACGGGCGACGCCCACGAGACCGGCGTCGAGCATCAGGACGTCCCGGTCGTGCTCGATGGTGATCACCGGGTCGGGCAGGCTCTGGCGGTCGCGCACGACGGCGGCGAGGACGTCGGCCATGCCGGCGCGGCCCTTCACCGCGGCGGCCTCGGGGGTGTCGGACGCGCTCGCCCGTACGCCGGGGTACAGCTCACCGACGGTCGCGAGCAGGACACCCGTCTCGCCGAGCGAGGGCAGGACCTCGCCGATGTAGCCGAGGAAGGCGGGGTTCGGGCCGACGATCAGGACGGCCCGCTTGGCGAGCAGTTCCCGGTGCTCGTAGAGGAGGTACGCCGCCCGGTGCAGCGCCACCGCCGTCTTGCCGGTGCCCGGGCCGCCCTCCACCACCAGGATCCCGCGGTGCGGGGCGCGGATGATGCGGTCCTGTTCGGCCTGGATGGTCTGCACGATGTCGCTCATGCGGCCGGTGCGCGCGGAGTTGAGGGCGGAGAGCAGCACGGCGTCCCCGGTCGGATCCTCGTGGCCGGTGCGCCGCTGGTCGCCCAGGTCGAGGATCTCGTCGTGCAGGGCCGTCACGGTACGGCCCTCGGTGGTGATGTGCCGGCGGCGGCGCAGGCCCATGGGGGTGTGGCCGGTGGCGAGGTAGAAGGGCCGGGCGACCGGGGCCCGCCAGTCGATCAGGACCGGGGTGTGTTCGGCGTCGTCGGCGCGGATGCCGATGCGGCCGATGTGATGGGTGGATCCGGTGGGGAGCTCTTCCCGCCCGGACGGGTCCGAGGGCTCGGCGGAGAGGTCGATCCGGCCGAAGCAGAGCGAGCCGTCGACCGCGTTGAGGGCGGCGAGCAGGCCGGAGCGTTCGGCGACGAGGACGTCCCGTTCGAGGCGGGCCTGCATGGGGGTGCTGCCCTGCGCGAGAGCGTCCGTCACCGAGGCCTCGGTGCCGCCGCGCAGCGCGTCGACGCGCGCGTACAGGCCGTCGATGAATTCCTGCTCACGGCACAATTCATCGTCCGGAAATCCAGTGGTTGAGTCTGTGTTTGAGGCCCTGTTTGACAATTCCGCTCCCGCCCGGATATACTGTGCTCACTGAACTTCTCCGCGACTTGATTTCCTGAAGTCGCGAACCATTCAATATACGCAAAGAAATCCCCCGCAGGCAATTCCCTGCGGGGGATTTCTTTGCGTGCCGTGGTTACCGGGAAGGTCAGAGCACGTCCGCCAGCTCCTCCAGGAGCCGCCGCTTGGCCCGGGCGCCCACCATCGACTTCACCGGCTGCCCGTCGCGGAACACCATGAGGGTGGGCATCGACAGCACCCCGTACGCGTTCGTGGTCAGCGGGTTCGTGTCCACGTCCAGCTGCACCACCTTGAGCCGGTCGCCCTCCTCGCGGGCGACGGCGCTCAGCACCGGCGCCATCTGCCGGCACGGGGGACACCAGTCCGCGGTGAACTCCACCAGTACGGGCAGCTCCGCCCCGATCACCTCCGCCTCGAAGTCCGCGTCCGTCACCTCGGCCACACCTGCCGCCTTGATCACCGCGTCCGCCTTCCTGTCTTCTCCGCCGGGTCCCCGGGAGCCGTCCCCCGGGGAAACACCGCACACGCGGGTTCCGGACCGCCCGGAACCGCCGCCTCGGCCGCCAGCTCGTCCATCGCCCGCTCGGCCCGCGCCAGCTGCTCGCCGACCTGCGCGCGCACCGACCGCAACTCGTCGATCAGCGTGTCGAGTTCACCCAGCTTGCGGCGGTACACGGCGAGCGAGGCCGGGCAGGCGTCGCCCTCCGGATGTCCGGCCCGCAGACACTCCACGAAGGGCCGCGTCTCCTCCAGGTCGAACCCGAAGTCCTGCAGCGTCCTGATCTGCCGCAGCAGCCTCAGGTCGTCCTCGTCGTACGTCCGGTACCCGTTGCCCCCGCGCCGCGCGGGCAGCAGCCCCCGTGACTCGTAGTACCTGAGCGTCCTCGTGGTGGTCCCGGCCCGCTCCGCGAGCTCGCCGATTCGCATGCCGCGACGGTAGTCCTTGACGCCGACGTCAAGGCAAACAGCGCGGGCCCACGCGTCAGCGCGTGACGGGCGGCAGCAGCGGTTTGCGCTCCACCGGCGACGACAGGACGATCGAGGTCGTCGTGCGGCCGAGCGCCGAGGTCTGCTCCAGGACGTCCTCCAGGTGGACGGTGTCCTCGACCGCGACCTTGAGGATCCAGCAGTCCTCACCGACGACGTGATGGGCCTCGGTGACCTCGGGACGGGCGAGGAGCTCCAGCGTCCTCGGGTGCTTCAGGGTGTAGCCGCCGTGCGGATCGACCCGGATGAAGGCCTGGATGCCGTAGCCGAGCCGGGCGGGTGAGACGTGGGCGCCGTAGCCGGTGACGGCACCGGCCTGCTCCAGGCGGCGGACGCGCTCGGCGACGGCCGCCGGGGACAGCCGGACCCGGCGGCCCAGCTCACTGAGCCTGATCCGGCCGTCGCTCTGCAGCAGCTCCAGGATCTGCCGGTCCAGCGAATCGAAGCCCGCCGACGTTTCGTGGGCGGCGGCCCGCAGATGCCGTGGTTCTTTCGGTGCCGCGACCGGATCTCCCATGTCTCCCCCTTCAGACCTCACTCGTACGCCACGAGAATTATGACCGCAGGACCGGGCCACCATGAATGGGATTACGGGAGGAACACCGTGCGCGAGGTGTGTGTCATAGGCGGTAACCGCTATTTCGGCAAGCGGTTGATCGACCGTCTGCTTATGGCCGGAGACCGGGTCACGGTCGTCAATCGCGGCTCGTCCGCGCCTCCCCCGGGGGCAATTCACCTGATCGCCGACCGCGATGACGAGAAGTCCCTGGAGCGGGCACTCGGTGCACGCACCTTCGACGTCGTCGTCGACCAGGTCTGCTACACCCCCGTCCAGGCGCGGATCGCCCGCCGGGTCTTCGCGGGACGCACCCGGCGGTACGTCATGACGTCCACGGTCGAGGTGTACGAGTACGAGGACTCGGCCCAGCCGGTGCGCGAGGACGCCGTCGACCCGCGTACGGTCCCGGTCGACACCGAACTGCCCTGGGACGACCCGCAGTTCCTCGACGCCCACTACGGCGAGGGCAAGCGACAGGCCGAGGCCGTCCTCGCGGCGGATCCGCCGTTCCCCTACGTGGCCGTGCGGGTGGCCCATGTGCTGGGGGGCGACGACGACTTCACGGGGCGGCTCGGCCACTACGCCGAGCGGATCCGCACCGGCGAGCCGATCTCCGTACCGGCGGTGAACCACCCGGCCACCTACATCCACGTCGAGGAGATCGCCGACTTCCTCGCGTGGACGGTCGCCGCGGAGTTCACCGGGCCCGTGAACGCCGCGTCCCACGGACCGCTCACCACCGAGGACCTGTGCGAGGCGGTGACCGCGTACCTCCCGGACGGAAAGGCCGTGTTCCGCGGCGTGGACATCGGGCCCTTCTCGCCCCTCTCCTTCTCCCGCTCGTACGGGATGGACAACGCGCGGGCCACGCACCTCGGCTTCTCCTTCGGCCGGGCACGCGACTGGCTCCCCCGCGCCGTGGCCGAGACCGTCGCAAAGGCGGCCGGCTGACATGCGCCACCGCACACTCGGCGACCTGCGGACCAGTGCCGTCGGACTCGGCGCCATGCCGCTGTCCGTCGAGGGCCGGCCCGACGAGGCGCGGGCGCTGGCCACGGTGCACGCCGCCCTGGACGCGGGCGTCACCCTGCTGGACACCGCGGACTCGTACCATCTGCCGGGCGACGAGCCCGGCCACAACGAACGCCTCGTGGCCCGCGCCCTCGCGGCCCGCGGCTCCGGCGCGGCCGACGTCCTCGTGGCCACGAAGGGCGGCCGCGGCCGGCCCGCCGACGGCAGCTGGACGGTGACGGCCTCGCCCCGGCACCTGAAGGCGGCGGCGGAGGCCTCGCTCCGGCGGCTCGGCACGGAGGCGATCGGCCTGTACCAGTTGCACAAGCCCGACCCGGCCGTCCCCTTCGAGGAATCGGTGGGCGCCCTGCGCGAGCTGCTCGACGAGGGCAAGATCCGCTACGCGGGCGTCTCCAACACCACCACCGACCAGATCCGCCGCGCCCACGCCCTCCTCGGCGACCGGCTGGTCTCCGTCCAGAACCAGTACTCCCCCGCCGTGCGCGACAGCGACCCCGAACTGCGGCTCTGCACCGCACTGGGCATCGCCTTCCTGCCGTGGAGTCCGCTGGGCGGGATCTCACGCAGCGCGCTGGACAGACACACGCCATCCGACGGCGCCGGCACGGGCATCGCGGACGCCTTCCACGCGGTGGCCCGCGACCGGGGAATCAGCCCCCAACAGCTGTGCCTGGCCTGGCTGTTGGCACGCTCACCCGTCATCGTGCCCATCCCGGGTGCCAGCCGCCCCAGCACGATCCGGGACTCGGCGGGCGCGGCCGACCTGGATCTGACCCGGGAGGAGATGGAGCGCCTGGACGCGGCGACGGACCCCGCTCCCGTCACGCACGCCTGACCCCGTGCGCCGGGGGCCGGACCCGCAGCCGGGGGCCGACCCGAAGCCGCGGACGGGTCAGACGGTCTGCGCCGCCCGGTCGCCGCGCAGGAACTCGATCGTGCGCGTCCAGCTGTCGGCGGCGTGGCCGTGGGCGACGGCCTTGTCGTAGGCCTC of the Streptomyces aurantiacus genome contains:
- a CDS encoding HelD family protein — its product is MRAGAELSNRASNTDSTTGFPDDELCREQEFIDGLYARVDALRGGTEASVTDALAQGSTPMQARLERDVLVAERSGLLAALNAVDGSLCFGRIDLSAEPSDPSGREELPTGSTHHIGRIGIRADDAEHTPVLIDWRAPVARPFYLATGHTPMGLRRRRHITTEGRTVTALHDEILDLGDQRRTGHEDPTGDAVLLSALNSARTGRMSDIVQTIQAEQDRIIRAPHRGILVVEGGPGTGKTAVALHRAAYLLYEHRELLAKRAVLIVGPNPAFLGYIGEVLPSLGETGVLLATVGELYPGVRASASDTPEAAAVKGRAGMADVLAAVVRDRQSLPDPVITIEHDRDVLMLDAGLVGVARERTRELDLPHNVAREHFEGHILNTLTDMLAERIGTDPFDGTNLLDPSDITQIRDDLAENREVWSAIDRLWPRVTPRRLVADFLAAPDAYLPEADADAVRRPVTRAWTTADVPLLDEAAELLGEDDRVARAAAEHERDRQVAYAQGVLDVSYASRTYEFEDIDEEDAEVLSAHDIIDAERMAERHEEDDHRSAAERAAADRTWAFGHIIVDEAQELSPMAWRLLMRRSPTRSMTLVGDPAQTAEAAGVGSWSDILRPYVEDRWEHTRLAVNYRTPSEIMDVAAAVPRAEHADFEPPSSVRSTGVRPWVRESSDLPGAVEKAVVELTPAEGRLAVIAPRDLHGALAARLDGIVAGEQPDLTRAVVLLDPRQAKGLEFDAVLVVEPGRFGTSDLYVALTRATQSLGIVHAEPLPKPLATALTETV
- a CDS encoding thioredoxin family protein, which produces MIKAAGVAEVTDADFEAEVIGAELPVLVEFTADWCPPCRQMAPVLSAVAREEGDRLKVVQLDVDTNPLTTNAYGVLSMPTLMVFRDGQPVKSMVGARAKRRLLEELADVL
- a CDS encoding MerR family transcriptional regulator, which translates into the protein MRIGELAERAGTTTRTLRYYESRGLLPARRGGNGYRTYDEDDLRLLRQIRTLQDFGFDLEETRPFVECLRAGHPEGDACPASLAVYRRKLGELDTLIDELRSVRAQVGEQLARAERAMDELAAEAAVPGGPEPACAVFPRGTAPGDPAEKTGRRTR
- a CDS encoding Lrp/AsnC family transcriptional regulator yields the protein MGDPVAAPKEPRHLRAAAHETSAGFDSLDRQILELLQSDGRIRLSELGRRVRLSPAAVAERVRRLEQAGAVTGYGAHVSPARLGYGIQAFIRVDPHGGYTLKHPRTLELLARPEVTEAHHVVGEDCWILKVAVEDTVHLEDVLEQTSALGRTTTSIVLSSPVERKPLLPPVTR
- a CDS encoding NAD-dependent epimerase/dehydratase family protein encodes the protein MREVCVIGGNRYFGKRLIDRLLMAGDRVTVVNRGSSAPPPGAIHLIADRDDEKSLERALGARTFDVVVDQVCYTPVQARIARRVFAGRTRRYVMTSTVEVYEYEDSAQPVREDAVDPRTVPVDTELPWDDPQFLDAHYGEGKRQAEAVLAADPPFPYVAVRVAHVLGGDDDFTGRLGHYAERIRTGEPISVPAVNHPATYIHVEEIADFLAWTVAAEFTGPVNAASHGPLTTEDLCEAVTAYLPDGKAVFRGVDIGPFSPLSFSRSYGMDNARATHLGFSFGRARDWLPRAVAETVAKAAG
- a CDS encoding aldo/keto reductase is translated as MRHRTLGDLRTSAVGLGAMPLSVEGRPDEARALATVHAALDAGVTLLDTADSYHLPGDEPGHNERLVARALAARGSGAADVLVATKGGRGRPADGSWTVTASPRHLKAAAEASLRRLGTEAIGLYQLHKPDPAVPFEESVGALRELLDEGKIRYAGVSNTTTDQIRRAHALLGDRLVSVQNQYSPAVRDSDPELRLCTALGIAFLPWSPLGGISRSALDRHTPSDGAGTGIADAFHAVARDRGISPQQLCLAWLLARSPVIVPIPGASRPSTIRDSAGAADLDLTREEMERLDAATDPAPVTHA